The genomic window CTGGAAGTCCTACAGCCGTTGCACGGATGGCATCATCTACGTGGTGGACTCGGTGGATGCCGAGAGGCTGGAGGAAGCCAAGACCGAACTTCACAAGATCACCAGGATCTCGGAGAACCAGGGCACCCCTTTGCTGGTCATCGCCAACAAGCAGGACCTGCCCAAGTCACTGCCAGTGGCCGACATCGAGAAGCAGCTGGCACTGCATGAACTGTGCCCGTCCACTGCCTGGCACGTCCAACCCGCCTGTGCCATCATCGGCGAAGGGCTGCCCGAGGGCATGGACAAACTCTACGAGATGATCCTGAAGAGGAGGAAGGTCCTGAGGCAGAAGAAGAAGCGATGACTTTGATGCCAATGTGGTGACCCTGAcgttgtgtgtgtttttttgcgGTACGGTACTGTCCACatatagaaatatatatatatttattgaaGCTAAATGACAATGAAGCCATCAGCAGACAGATTGCCATTGCGGTGACTCTTACTGTGTGCCAGGCAAAGACAGAGCCAGTTTTAAACCAGCTTTTTAACTGTAGCACCTCTGGGCACTGGCTGCACCATCCTCTGGGCACTGGCTGCACCATCCTCTGGGCACTGGCTGCACCATCCTCTGGGCACTGGCTGCACCATCCTCTGGGCACTGGCTGCACCATCCTCTGGGCACTGGCTGCACCATCCTCTGGGCACTGGCTGCAGCATCAGGGAACTGGACATTGGGCCTTTCTCTTTGTGTTTGTGTCGCCTTCCCCTCTGGCAGTGGAGGGCAGCTGGTTACGGCCGCACTGCCACACACCAGGAGGGTGAAGGGTGGCAGTTTTGCTGAGGCCTGTTCGAAACACTTTGACATGTCTTTGTGCTCTGAAATGGGCTCCAAACCAGTGTTCTCAGCGGATTGCTTTAACCCCTTTGGTGGTAGGCACAAGGAGAGAAGTGAAATTCTGCCCGACTCGAGGGTTTGGTTGCAAGGACCTATTGTAAAGTTCCACAGGTGATGCTCCAGGCAGTGGGAGAGTTGGCAGACAGGCCAGAGATATGCTCTTGTACAGAAGCTGCAgactgacccctgacccctgacccagGGCCTTTTGCATCTTGGCTTTGGTCATAACCAGTTATTAAACTGAACTCGGTAAGGCTGGTCCTCACCTTTGACTATCTATGTACAGAACTCTATTTACCTGCACTTGGTAACTCAAAAATAATGTCTTTTATCAATTTACCATTGACAGTAAGGATGAATGGTTGTCTTGGGATAATAAAAAATACCCTTGTGATAAAAGAATCATGTGGTGTTTTCTGTCCTTGGTGGAGGTTAGTACGGCTcctgttatttttaaattgacTGACCTGCCCCAGTTCCCTTTCCTCGCTTTGCCCTTGTTAAATATCATTTTACCCCCATCGCAATGGGAAGCAAATAACTTGCACCCCAGTGTGTGAGGATTTTAGGGATAAAAGTGCACAATTTAGATTGTTTTACAGCCATGCCATTGAGGAAACTCACCAAGAGGTATTCTGGAGCTGGACTATTCCGAGGAAATAATAAATCACCCTTTCATTTCCCTCAGTAGCTGCAACAACATTTGCAAATATAGGACCTAGAGCAAGGCACATTTTATTTTAGAATTGTCCTGAGGCGTTCCAATATACGAGACGGAATGAATGCTTTTCAAATAATCTAATTCTGATGCAAGGAATATGCTTTTGAGAAAGGATTTGCAAGTGGCAATTCCCCAGAAAACCTCATTTGTTTTTGTAGGAGGAAAACCCACAAATCCTTGATCCAGAagttggggggagtggagggggtttCATGCAGGTCACATCATTGCTGGGAGGGCTGGAAGGAAAGTAGAGCTGGCAAGATCATAGCCGcctgggacacagggagagagaaacccaTCTCATCTTCTGATTTATGTACTGCTGCTGCGTTCGAAATCTCCTGAGAAAATCGCCACGCAGAGGGC from Mustelus asterias chromosome 14, sMusAst1.hap1.1, whole genome shotgun sequence includes these protein-coding regions:
- the LOC144503943 gene encoding ADP-ribosylation factor-like protein 4C, with product MGNSFSNVSAFQSLHIVMLGLDSAGKTTVLYRLKFNEFVNTVPTIGFNTEKIRLGNGSTKGISCHFWDVGGQEKLRPLWKSYSRCTDGIIYVVDSVDAERLEEAKTELHKITRISENQGTPLLVIANKQDLPKSLPVADIEKQLALHELCPSTAWHVQPACAIIGEGLPEGMDKLYEMILKRRKVLRQKKKR